The uncultured Desulfobulbus sp. genome window below encodes:
- the nuoF gene encoding NADH-quinone oxidoreductase subunit NuoF, with protein sequence MSFTARQQQAKAQWETFTQPGRLRILLGSATCGRAAGALEVKQAFAEALASANLTELTDVVEVGCLGMCYAEVLVELRGPDGKRVLYQGVEPRHAEQLVQAQLVHGEVYAPLALAMMEGEDSTIPSFADLPMIAPQVRVVLRNCGIIDPTDIDHYLARGGYSGMARAFALGPDQVIEEMKNSGLRGRGGAGFPTGVKWGFARSSVADQKYVICNADEGDPGAFMDRSVLEGDPHAVLEGLLIAGFAIGASIGYIYCRAEYPLAIERLQAAIEQMRSEGFLGSNILDSGFDFEIKIKKGAGAFVCGEETSLMQSIEGKRGMPLSKPPFPAVSGLFGKPTNINNVETLAAVSAIMEKGADWYTEYGTEKSRGTKTFALAGKITRTGLIEVPMGIALSTIIEDIGGGVLDGKPFKAVQTGGPSGGCIPAQFIDLAVDYEHLAEVGSIMGSGGMIVIDQESCMVDMARYFLTFTENESCGKCVPCRMGTQHLLRILTAITQGKGTIEQIETLRKIGDTMKKASLCGLGQTAANPVLTTLRYFEDEYRAHIEDKRCPAGACRALISFSINGDKCTGCGACKRACPVEAIVGEKKQPHKIDESLCIQCGSCRQVCKFGAVEIQ encoded by the coding sequence ATGAGTTTTACAGCGCGACAACAACAGGCCAAGGCTCAATGGGAAACGTTTACCCAGCCCGGACGTCTACGGATTTTGCTTGGATCCGCCACCTGTGGACGTGCCGCAGGCGCACTTGAGGTCAAACAGGCCTTTGCTGAGGCCCTTGCCTCCGCCAACCTCACTGAACTCACCGATGTGGTTGAGGTCGGCTGCCTGGGTATGTGTTATGCGGAGGTCCTGGTTGAGCTGCGCGGTCCTGACGGCAAGCGCGTTCTTTACCAGGGAGTGGAACCGCGCCATGCAGAGCAGCTGGTCCAGGCTCAGCTGGTTCACGGCGAGGTGTACGCACCGCTTGCCCTGGCCATGATGGAGGGGGAGGATTCCACGATCCCCTCCTTTGCTGACCTTCCCATGATCGCGCCCCAGGTGCGGGTGGTTCTGCGTAACTGCGGCATCATCGATCCGACCGACATCGACCATTATCTGGCCCGTGGCGGCTACAGCGGCATGGCGCGAGCTTTTGCGCTTGGCCCGGATCAGGTTATTGAAGAGATGAAAAATTCCGGCCTGCGCGGTCGTGGTGGCGCAGGCTTTCCCACAGGCGTGAAATGGGGCTTTGCCCGCAGTTCAGTGGCCGACCAAAAGTACGTCATCTGTAACGCCGATGAGGGGGACCCGGGTGCCTTCATGGATCGCTCGGTTCTGGAAGGTGACCCGCATGCAGTACTGGAAGGACTGCTGATCGCTGGCTTCGCCATCGGTGCCAGCATCGGTTATATCTATTGCCGCGCTGAGTATCCGCTCGCCATTGAACGATTGCAGGCGGCAATTGAGCAGATGCGCAGCGAAGGATTCTTAGGCAGCAATATTCTTGACTCAGGCTTTGATTTTGAGATCAAAATCAAAAAGGGCGCCGGTGCCTTTGTCTGCGGAGAGGAAACCTCGCTGATGCAGTCCATTGAGGGCAAACGCGGTATGCCGCTCTCCAAACCGCCCTTTCCTGCCGTTTCCGGTCTCTTTGGCAAGCCTACCAACATCAACAATGTCGAGACCCTGGCGGCAGTCTCCGCCATCATGGAAAAAGGTGCCGACTGGTACACCGAATACGGCACGGAAAAGAGCCGTGGCACCAAGACCTTCGCCCTGGCGGGCAAGATCACCCGCACCGGTCTGATCGAGGTTCCCATGGGGATAGCGCTCTCGACCATCATTGAGGATATCGGTGGCGGAGTACTCGATGGCAAGCCCTTCAAGGCGGTCCAGACCGGCGGTCCTTCGGGTGGCTGTATTCCTGCCCAGTTCATTGATCTGGCGGTTGATTACGAGCACCTGGCCGAGGTGGGGTCGATTATGGGTTCCGGAGGTATGATCGTCATCGACCAGGAATCCTGCATGGTCGATATGGCCCGCTACTTTCTCACCTTCACCGAGAACGAGAGCTGCGGCAAGTGTGTCCCCTGCCGGATGGGAACCCAGCACCTGCTGCGGATTCTCACCGCGATTACCCAAGGCAAAGGGACCATTGAGCAGATCGAGACCCTGCGCAAAATCGGCGACACCATGAAAAAGGCCTCGCTCTGCGGCCTGGGCCAGACAGCAGCCAATCCCGTTCTGACAACGCTTCGCTACTTTGAAGACGAGTACCGGGCACACATTGAGGACAAACGCTGTCCCGCCGGTGCCTGTCGCGCGCTCATTAGCTTCAGTATTAATGGTGATAAATGTACCGGTTGCGGTGCCTGTAAACGCGCCTGCCCGGTTGAGGCCATCGTTGGCGAGAAAAAACAGCCCCACAAAATTGACGAAAGCCTCTGCATCCAGTGCGGCTCTTGTCGCCAGGTTTGTAAGTTTGGTGCTGTTGAAATACAGTAA
- a CDS encoding PEP-CTERM sorting domain-containing protein, which yields MKSISLIIITIELLALGVTNTTNAAFIELAEGSGYFLDDHTGIILDTHLQYQYGLTFQEKETSIANHIIYFDLNSDGIDDKLTSETYSLYWMMVSYGTLVESCAQYWEYQSAEFFNFISEYNASFIPTEYQHFQASGNKNPLYEIGAISPYALNHNAVSYTSNGGILYDTEFTKNIFLTTQVHVVYGVPVPEPSTFLLWGTGLTALAGLRRQKKRKYSINPEYQAPHKLIDRAGPSAHSSLSPRENDIHSMRGASV from the coding sequence ATGAAATCTATATCATTAATAATCATTACCATCGAGCTACTTGCACTAGGTGTAACGAATACAACTAATGCAGCATTTATCGAACTAGCTGAGGGCTCGGGCTATTTTCTAGATGATCACACAGGCATCATTCTTGATACTCATTTGCAATATCAATATGGGCTCACTTTTCAAGAAAAAGAAACATCTATCGCCAATCACATCATCTATTTTGATCTAAATTCAGATGGTATAGACGACAAGTTAACCTCCGAAACTTACAGCCTTTATTGGATGATGGTATCCTATGGCACTCTAGTCGAGAGCTGTGCGCAATACTGGGAATACCAGTCTGCTGAATTCTTCAATTTCATTTCGGAATATAATGCATCCTTCATCCCCACTGAATATCAACATTTCCAAGCAAGTGGGAATAAAAATCCCCTCTATGAAATAGGAGCTATTTCTCCCTATGCATTAAACCATAATGCAGTGAGCTACACCTCTAACGGGGGGATACTCTATGATACTGAGTTCACAAAAAATATATTTTTAACAACCCAAGTGCATGTTGTGTATGGAGTACCAGTCCCGGAACCATCGACGTTTCTACTCTGGGGAACCGGATTAACAGCTCTTGCTGGCTTAAGACGGCAGAAAAAAAGGAAATATTCCATAAATCCGGAATATCAAGCACCACATAAACTGATCGACAGAGCTGGACCTTCAGCTCACAGTTCGTTGAGCCCCCGAGAAAATGACATTCATTCAATGAGGGGAGCCTCCGTGTAG
- the gltA gene encoding NADPH-dependent glutamate synthase has protein sequence MTTNDTTAEQTPSPKKGRAKVPRQPMPEQDPRRRRTNFEEVPRGYSEETAMLEASRCIQCKKPGCVDGCPVSIHIPSFIKEIASGNFVGALVKLKEHTALPAVCGRVCPQESQCESRCILGKKSEPVAIGRLERFAADYTRKHGGMPDPLKAPATGKKVAIVGAGPAGITVAGELARWGHEVVMFEALHLAGGVLMYGIPQFRLPKEIVQYEVNSLKKLGVTIHTDYVIGKSETVDQLLAEGFDSVFIATGAGLPMFLGIENENAIGVFSANEFLTRANLMRAIDFPRFATSPIRPHRAVTVGGGNVAMDAARTALRLGADSAIVYRRSKAEMPARDEEIHHAEEEGVEFHMLTNPKRIVIDEQNRVTGVECLKMELGEPDASGRRRPVTVEGSEYIVPADTVIVAIGNRPNPLVPQTSLEIETSRWGTINTDDDSMMTSKLGVFAGGDIVSGAATVISAMGQGKKAAFYMHRYLMGVDPPQA, from the coding sequence ATGACAACCAACGATACCACGGCTGAGCAGACCCCATCCCCGAAAAAAGGCCGGGCAAAAGTTCCGCGCCAGCCCATGCCGGAGCAGGATCCGCGTCGGCGTCGGACCAACTTTGAAGAGGTACCCCGGGGCTACAGCGAAGAGACCGCCATGCTCGAGGCCTCGCGCTGCATTCAGTGTAAGAAACCCGGCTGCGTGGATGGCTGCCCGGTTTCCATTCATATCCCCTCGTTTATTAAAGAGATCGCCAGCGGTAACTTTGTGGGCGCCTTGGTCAAACTTAAAGAGCATACGGCCCTGCCTGCGGTTTGTGGGCGTGTCTGCCCCCAGGAGAGCCAGTGCGAGTCGCGCTGTATTCTGGGCAAAAAAAGCGAACCCGTGGCCATTGGCCGCCTGGAGCGTTTTGCGGCTGATTATACCCGGAAACACGGTGGTATGCCTGATCCCCTCAAGGCACCGGCAACAGGAAAAAAAGTGGCCATCGTCGGTGCGGGGCCTGCAGGAATCACAGTGGCCGGAGAACTTGCCCGCTGGGGCCATGAGGTCGTCATGTTCGAGGCGCTGCACCTGGCTGGCGGCGTGTTGATGTACGGCATTCCCCAGTTTCGTCTGCCCAAAGAGATTGTCCAGTACGAGGTCAACAGTCTCAAAAAGTTAGGGGTGACCATCCACACCGACTACGTCATCGGCAAGTCGGAAACCGTGGATCAGTTGCTTGCAGAAGGTTTTGACTCTGTTTTTATCGCCACCGGTGCGGGACTGCCCATGTTTCTGGGCATTGAAAATGAAAACGCCATCGGCGTCTTCTCCGCCAACGAATTTCTCACCCGGGCCAACCTGATGCGGGCCATTGACTTTCCCCGCTTTGCCACCTCGCCCATCCGCCCCCATCGGGCAGTAACCGTGGGTGGTGGCAACGTGGCAATGGATGCCGCCCGCACCGCGCTGCGGCTGGGTGCGGATTCAGCCATCGTTTACCGCCGTTCCAAGGCGGAGATGCCTGCCCGTGATGAAGAAATCCATCACGCCGAAGAAGAAGGGGTCGAGTTTCATATGCTCACCAACCCAAAACGCATCGTGATTGACGAGCAGAATCGGGTCACCGGAGTGGAATGCCTCAAGATGGAGCTGGGCGAACCGGATGCCTCCGGCCGCCGTCGTCCGGTCACGGTTGAGGGCAGCGAGTATATTGTCCCGGCAGATACAGTGATTGTGGCCATCGGTAACCGCCCCAACCCACTGGTCCCCCAGACATCCCTGGAAATCGAGACCTCTCGCTGGGGCACCATTAACACCGATGATGACTCCATGATGACCTCCAAGCTCGGTGTTTTCGCCGGCGGCGATATCGTCTCCGGTGCCGCCACGGTCATCAGCGCCATGGGCCAAGGAAAGAAGGCGGCCTTCTACATGCACCGCTACCTGATGGGCGTTGATCCGCCCCAGGCATGA
- a CDS encoding sulfide/dihydroorotate dehydrogenase-like FAD/NAD-binding protein, with amino-acid sequence MGSISLTIDGRTVEVDEGTTVLEAARKAGITIPTICAHKDLNPYGACRICVVEIKGVRGYPTSCTTPATEGMQVTTQSEPLTELRNRTLELMFSGHPNSCLVCVHREACEQYRPTATKAARSTRCGFCANRDECDLREMALKAGSNELHLPTLYASYNLERDDPFMDRDYNLCVLCGRCWRICEKIHGQPAISIINRGKWARIGTAFDKSHIFSGCTFCGACIDICPTGTLTDRFARWQGKPEQEISSTCQLCPEGCSVVAQVKEGRLLAYTMTEFSKEAGLCALGRFGAAQILANANRLTRPLVREGEDLIPMDWLGTLETAAAELAKHRGKIAVVASESSSREDRHLYGQLASQLGGQLITLAVNQAADVAQILDLEKAAQQGNITAVIVGGNLVPISLINTVKCSVIIDALPSQISEAASIVLPTAILSEAGGTFRNAQCRIKPMAGCSRAPGDAQPEWHILCSLGQALNLRGFEHTSVAGITPAIVDDPPPAPIPGNPRQNVRDLATHFRGHLLADILPSLSAFDLPSTPKKVVAEPTGPGFAITEKKEIAPNMHFFKVVAPQVAKFAQPGQFVILMAQETSERSPFTLVDWDAEAGTISLVIEEVGRSSRELASLAAGETMAHVSGPLGLPLEIENRGTVVLGGGCYGIGAIYPLARALRQAGNRVICAIEASSSYLLYMQEQLATVCDELIIATKDGSEGIRGGIQEVIAQVAAREEVHQFIAIGCTFMMRMATAVSKELAIPTLVALNPIMVDGTGMCGACRVSIGEETKFACVDGPIFDGHAIDWDELASRRSAYARQEVQALSQQVDLSALMHQAHGNNCSCGH; translated from the coding sequence ATGGGCAGCATCAGTTTGACCATTGACGGACGAACCGTTGAGGTCGATGAAGGCACGACGGTTCTTGAAGCCGCCCGCAAGGCCGGGATTACCATACCGACTATCTGTGCCCACAAAGACCTGAACCCGTACGGCGCCTGCCGTATCTGCGTTGTCGAAATCAAGGGTGTACGCGGCTATCCCACCTCATGTACCACCCCAGCCACCGAGGGGATGCAGGTGACCACCCAGTCAGAGCCATTAACCGAGTTGCGCAACCGGACCCTGGAGCTGATGTTCTCCGGCCACCCCAACAGCTGTCTGGTCTGCGTCCATCGCGAGGCCTGCGAGCAGTACCGGCCAACCGCCACCAAGGCGGCACGCTCCACCCGCTGCGGTTTCTGTGCCAACCGCGATGAATGCGACCTGCGGGAAATGGCACTCAAGGCCGGGAGCAATGAGCTGCACCTGCCCACACTTTATGCCTCTTACAACCTGGAGCGCGACGATCCCTTCATGGATCGCGATTACAATCTCTGCGTGCTCTGCGGCCGCTGTTGGCGTATCTGCGAAAAAATCCATGGTCAACCCGCGATCTCGATCATCAACCGGGGAAAATGGGCTCGGATCGGGACCGCCTTTGATAAGAGCCATATCTTTTCCGGCTGTACCTTCTGTGGAGCCTGTATTGACATCTGCCCCACCGGCACCCTGACCGACCGCTTTGCCCGCTGGCAGGGCAAACCCGAACAGGAGATCAGCTCCACCTGCCAGCTCTGTCCGGAGGGCTGCTCTGTGGTTGCCCAGGTCAAGGAAGGACGACTGCTGGCCTATACCATGACCGAGTTCAGCAAAGAGGCTGGCCTCTGCGCCCTGGGCCGTTTTGGTGCGGCGCAAATTCTCGCCAATGCCAACCGTCTTACCCGTCCCCTGGTTCGCGAGGGTGAGGATCTCATCCCCATGGACTGGCTCGGAACGCTTGAAACCGCTGCTGCCGAACTGGCCAAGCACCGTGGAAAGATCGCGGTAGTGGCCAGTGAATCCAGCTCCCGTGAGGATCGGCATCTCTACGGTCAACTGGCATCACAGCTTGGTGGCCAACTGATCACCCTGGCAGTCAATCAGGCAGCAGATGTTGCACAAATCCTGGATCTGGAAAAAGCGGCGCAACAGGGAAACATCACCGCAGTTATCGTCGGGGGGAATCTGGTTCCAATTTCTCTGATCAACACAGTGAAGTGCTCCGTGATTATCGACGCCCTGCCCTCGCAGATCTCCGAGGCAGCAAGCATCGTTTTACCGACGGCAATCCTCTCAGAGGCGGGCGGCACCTTTCGCAATGCACAGTGTCGCATCAAACCCATGGCCGGTTGCAGCCGCGCGCCCGGTGATGCTCAGCCCGAATGGCACATTCTCTGTTCCCTTGGACAGGCCCTGAACCTGCGCGGCTTTGAGCACACCTCGGTGGCTGGCATCACTCCGGCCATTGTGGACGATCCTCCACCAGCGCCCATCCCCGGCAATCCTCGCCAGAACGTGCGTGATCTGGCCACCCACTTTCGTGGGCATCTGCTGGCGGACATTCTCCCCTCTCTTTCAGCCTTTGACCTGCCCAGCACTCCCAAAAAAGTGGTTGCCGAGCCAACAGGTCCGGGATTTGCCATTACCGAGAAAAAAGAAATCGCCCCGAACATGCATTTCTTCAAGGTGGTGGCGCCCCAGGTGGCTAAATTTGCTCAGCCGGGCCAGTTTGTCATTCTCATGGCTCAAGAGACCTCGGAACGCTCGCCCTTTACCCTGGTGGATTGGGACGCGGAGGCGGGCACCATCTCGCTGGTGATTGAAGAGGTGGGGCGCTCCAGCCGGGAGCTTGCATCGCTCGCGGCTGGTGAAACCATGGCCCATGTCAGCGGCCCGCTGGGGCTGCCCCTTGAAATCGAAAACAGAGGCACCGTGGTTTTGGGTGGCGGCTGCTACGGCATCGGCGCTATCTATCCTTTGGCACGGGCACTGCGCCAGGCCGGGAATCGGGTTATCTGCGCTATTGAGGCCAGCTCCAGTTATCTGCTCTACATGCAGGAGCAACTTGCCACGGTTTGTGATGAGCTGATCATCGCCACCAAAGATGGCAGTGAAGGCATTCGTGGCGGTATTCAGGAGGTCATCGCCCAGGTGGCTGCTCGCGAAGAGGTTCACCAGTTTATCGCCATTGGCTGCACCTTTATGATGCGGATGGCGACTGCGGTCTCCAAAGAATTGGCCATTCCCACCCTGGTGGCGCTGAATCCGATCATGGTGGACGGCACCGGCATGTGCGGCGCCTGCCGTGTTTCCATCGGCGAGGAGACCAAGTTTGCCTGTGTGGACGGTCCGATCTTTGACGGCCACGCCATTGACTGGGATGAATTGGCCTCAAGGCGCAGCGCCTATGCGCGTCAGGAAGTTCAGGCGCTCTCTCAACAGGTCGATCTGTCAGCGCTGATGCATCAGGCGCATGGGAACAACTGCAGCTGCGGGCACTAA
- a CDS encoding response regulator, translated as MSSMQELIKRNQYLEELTASLATQLSQATEELQKTKELLGHEVAERRRTENALLEEQLLSKSILESLPGIFYLYSYPELELILWNKEHESLLGYEDGEIKGRHVTSWHAPKFENDVLAAIDNVMSTGRASIEADLLTKSGEVLPFLLTGIRFESQGKRYLMGIGIEITEQKRAEAETEELQKQLTQAQKMDSIGRLAGGVAHDFNNMLSVIIGHTDLAMMQMEKSDPLYSRIERIKEAGERSADLTGQLLAFARKQTIAPKILDLNHSISEMIRMLQRLIGEDIELGWFPAEDVLSVKMDPGQINQILVNLCVNSRDSISNTGKITIETGIAVFDETYCTKHVYCKAGEYVFLAVSDTGCGMEAETLENIFEPFYTTKAAGKGTGLGLATVYGIVKQNNGFINAYSEVLQGTTMRVYLPYHPAEDLSELPLKANPPIQRGNETILVVEDEPAILELIEMMLQELGYSVISAGSPDQALLLARTCEQKIDLLVTDVIMPNMNGRDLAGEVLKLHPDIRCLYMSGYTANVIAHHGVLDDGVDFIPKPFSEQDLGKKIREILERM; from the coding sequence ATGTCTTCAATGCAGGAACTCATTAAGCGCAATCAATACTTAGAAGAGTTAACAGCCAGTTTGGCAACGCAGCTCAGTCAAGCAACCGAAGAGCTGCAAAAGACCAAAGAACTCTTAGGCCATGAGGTGGCAGAGCGCAGGCGTACCGAAAACGCCTTGCTGGAGGAGCAGTTGCTCTCAAAATCCATTCTGGAAAGTCTGCCCGGTATTTTTTATCTCTACTCCTATCCCGAGCTGGAATTGATTTTATGGAATAAGGAACATGAGTCGCTTCTGGGCTATGAGGACGGCGAAATTAAAGGACGCCACGTGACCTCTTGGCATGCACCCAAGTTTGAAAATGATGTTCTTGCGGCCATCGACAATGTGATGAGCACGGGGAGAGCCTCAATTGAGGCTGATCTCTTAACGAAAAGCGGGGAGGTTCTACCATTCCTTTTGACGGGCATTCGTTTCGAGTCGCAGGGGAAACGCTATTTAATGGGGATAGGAATTGAGATTACTGAGCAAAAGCGAGCAGAAGCAGAAACTGAGGAGTTGCAAAAACAGTTAACTCAAGCGCAGAAAATGGACTCAATAGGTAGGCTTGCCGGAGGCGTTGCCCATGATTTCAATAACATGCTCAGCGTGATTATCGGCCACACCGACCTGGCCATGATGCAGATGGAAAAGAGTGACCCGTTATACTCCCGAATTGAACGCATTAAAGAGGCTGGGGAAAGGTCGGCTGATCTGACAGGGCAACTCCTTGCCTTTGCCAGAAAGCAGACCATCGCCCCTAAAATTCTTGATCTCAATCACAGCATTTCTGAAATGATACGAATGCTGCAACGACTCATTGGTGAAGATATCGAACTTGGCTGGTTTCCTGCTGAAGATGTCTTGAGTGTCAAGATGGATCCTGGTCAGATCAACCAGATCCTGGTGAATCTCTGTGTCAATTCACGTGATTCGATCTCTAACACAGGAAAGATAACCATTGAAACAGGGATCGCTGTCTTTGACGAGACCTACTGCACCAAGCATGTGTACTGTAAGGCAGGAGAATATGTCTTCCTGGCCGTCAGTGATACGGGCTGCGGTATGGAAGCTGAGACCCTGGAGAACATATTTGAGCCCTTTTATACCACCAAGGCAGCTGGCAAGGGAACCGGTCTTGGCTTGGCCACGGTGTACGGGATTGTGAAACAGAATAACGGATTCATCAACGCCTATAGTGAAGTACTGCAGGGGACTACCATGCGGGTATATCTGCCGTATCATCCCGCAGAGGACCTTTCAGAGCTTCCTTTGAAGGCAAATCCACCAATACAGCGCGGGAATGAAACGATTCTTGTGGTTGAAGATGAACCGGCCATTCTTGAACTGATAGAGATGATGCTCCAGGAGTTGGGGTACTCGGTAATCTCAGCTGGCAGCCCAGATCAAGCGCTGTTGCTTGCTCGAACTTGTGAGCAAAAGATAGATCTGCTCGTAACCGATGTGATTATGCCCAACATGAACGGCCGGGATCTGGCAGGAGAGGTTCTGAAGCTTCATCCTGACATCAGGTGTTTATATATGTCGGGGTATACAGCGAACGTCATTGCGCACCACGGTGTTTTGGATGATGGGGTTGATTTTATCCCCAAACCCTTTTCGGAACAAGATCTGGGGAAAAAAATTCGCGAGATTCTGGAGAGAATGTAA
- a CDS encoding carboxymuconolactone decarboxylase family protein produces the protein MPESQMAIAQQIGENWEKYNKLMPEVADLYDQFHGEIYKDGTVKGKEKRLMAMVGALVSGCRACMLYQTEEALHLGATVDEILESCAVAISLGGTMAAGEVTHIMALLKEMGKID, from the coding sequence ATGCCTGAATCACAAATGGCAATTGCCCAACAAATCGGCGAGAACTGGGAAAAATACAACAAACTCATGCCCGAGGTTGCGGATCTCTATGATCAGTTTCACGGTGAAATTTACAAAGATGGAACGGTTAAAGGCAAAGAAAAGAGATTGATGGCCATGGTGGGTGCTCTCGTGAGCGGATGCCGAGCCTGCATGCTCTATCAAACAGAAGAAGCATTGCATCTTGGAGCAACCGTTGATGAGATCCTGGAGAGCTGTGCGGTCGCAATTTCCCTTGGCGGAACAATGGCAGCCGGGGAGGTCACCCACATTATGGCGCTGTTGAAGGAAATGGGGAAGATCGACTAA
- a CDS encoding LysR family transcriptional regulator — protein sequence MSNTLNTAQLTPDLLRSFLVAADTGSFTRTAALVHRTQAAVSMQIKKLEEDLECTLFKREGRGVSLTAEGEILYRYSAKMLALHDEALIAVSAPRLNGMVRLGAPDDYAMKHLPGILQEFSVNQPQVQVDVFCDDTPHLTEMLNNAQLDLIIATDQRPNEYASPLELTWMLPERMEPAGLEILPLALFHPVCCYRDNALKALEKAGRKYRIAYGSPSLAGLLAAVQGGLAIAAVTTDTTAKGCRHARPSDNLPAIQSVYINLKFTPGTNSDVVTTLGRFIAKGLDIVL from the coding sequence ATGTCTAATACCTTAAACACAGCTCAACTCACTCCAGACCTGCTGCGTTCATTTCTTGTCGCAGCCGATACAGGGAGTTTTACGCGGACGGCCGCCCTTGTGCACCGAACACAGGCAGCGGTCAGCATGCAGATAAAAAAACTGGAAGAAGACCTGGAATGTACGCTCTTTAAGCGTGAAGGCAGGGGCGTCAGCTTAACGGCAGAAGGAGAAATACTTTACCGTTACTCAGCAAAGATGCTTGCGTTACACGATGAAGCCCTTATCGCGGTCTCTGCCCCTCGATTAAATGGCATGGTGCGGCTTGGGGCTCCAGACGATTACGCGATGAAACATCTTCCCGGCATTCTGCAAGAGTTTTCCGTCAATCAGCCCCAGGTACAGGTTGATGTCTTCTGTGACGACACCCCGCATTTGACTGAAATGCTCAACAACGCTCAGCTTGATCTGATCATTGCGACAGACCAGAGGCCCAACGAATACGCATCGCCTCTGGAGCTGACCTGGATGCTCCCCGAACGCATGGAACCTGCGGGGCTTGAAATCCTGCCCCTGGCTCTCTTTCACCCCGTCTGCTGTTACCGTGATAACGCGCTGAAAGCACTTGAAAAGGCAGGACGAAAATACCGCATCGCCTATGGAAGCCCCAGCCTGGCCGGGCTGTTGGCGGCAGTCCAGGGAGGTTTAGCCATAGCGGCCGTCACCACCGATACAACCGCCAAAGGCTGTCGTCACGCCCGCCCTTCTGATAATTTGCCCGCAATACAATCCGTTTACATCAATCTTAAATTCACACCTGGTACGAACTCGGACGTTGTGACTACACTGGGACGGTTTATTGCGAAGGGATTGGATATTGTTCTTTGA
- a CDS encoding RtcB family protein, translating into MIQVIGSENKPIKMWLDDIDEQALAQARNLANLPFTFKHVAIMPDAHCGYGMPIGGVLATKGVVVPNAVGVDIGCGMCAIQTSLTRIERNQLTQILGAPSSGKGIRGLIPVGFKHHNRAQDQTLMPDREKIDGIAGGRVRKLYQSALKQIGTLGGGNHFIELQQGSDGHIWIMIHSGSRNLGLKVAEHYNRLAVSLNALWQTSVPRKWDLAFLPMETAEAKNYLAEMQFCVEFALANRQLMMMRVQQVIDDIVGNVSYAPPINIAHNYVAFEHHFGENVLVHRKGATKAADGALGIIPGSQGTCSYIVRGKANPESFTSCSHGAGRVLGRKQAQRELDLATEKQRLDKLGIIHGLRTIKDLDEATGAYKDIDKVMKNQQDLVDIVVQLTPLAVVKG; encoded by the coding sequence ATGATACAAGTAATCGGTTCAGAGAATAAGCCCATCAAGATGTGGCTTGACGATATAGATGAACAGGCCCTGGCCCAGGCCCGCAACCTCGCCAATTTGCCGTTCACATTCAAACATGTCGCCATTATGCCGGATGCACACTGCGGGTACGGCATGCCCATTGGTGGAGTTCTGGCCACCAAAGGGGTGGTCGTTCCCAATGCTGTCGGTGTCGATATTGGATGCGGAATGTGTGCCATACAAACATCCCTCACCCGCATTGAACGCAACCAACTGACGCAAATTTTAGGTGCGCCCTCTTCAGGCAAAGGCATTCGAGGTTTGATCCCGGTGGGATTCAAGCATCACAATCGTGCCCAGGACCAAACGCTGATGCCGGACAGAGAAAAAATAGATGGAATCGCCGGAGGAAGAGTCAGGAAACTGTATCAGAGCGCGTTAAAGCAAATTGGCACTCTGGGCGGAGGCAATCACTTCATCGAGCTTCAACAAGGCAGCGATGGGCACATCTGGATCATGATCCACTCCGGCAGCAGAAACCTTGGGCTGAAAGTGGCAGAGCACTACAACAGACTCGCTGTCTCACTCAATGCTCTATGGCAGACCAGTGTCCCACGCAAATGGGACCTAGCCTTTCTTCCCATGGAGACAGCGGAGGCGAAAAATTATCTGGCTGAAATGCAGTTTTGCGTCGAGTTTGCCCTGGCCAATCGGCAACTCATGATGATGCGGGTGCAGCAGGTCATAGACGATATCGTTGGCAATGTCAGTTACGCTCCCCCGATTAACATTGCGCATAACTATGTCGCCTTTGAGCATCATTTCGGTGAAAACGTACTCGTCCACCGAAAAGGCGCCACCAAGGCCGCCGATGGAGCATTAGGCATTATTCCAGGATCCCAGGGAACCTGCAGTTATATTGTCCGCGGCAAAGCAAACCCGGAGAGTTTCACCTCATGCAGTCATGGGGCTGGCAGGGTTCTGGGGCGCAAACAGGCCCAGCGCGAATTGGACCTTGCCACCGAAAAGCAACGACTGGATAAGCTCGGCATTATCCACGGATTACGCACGATCAAAGATCTGGATGAGGCCACCGGAGCATATAAGGATATAGACAAGGTCATGAAAAACCAGCAGGATCTAGTTGATATTGTAGTACAATTAACCCCCTTGGCCGTCGTCAAAGGGTAA